The nucleotide sequence CTTATTATACTTTTCTCTTACCATAATGTATTTAAATttgactaatttgaattaaattagaCTAACTCTATGAAGGGATaagatttttttcccttttatatatCCTTGAATGATAAGGATATTTTTTATGAGTTTTGATGTCACTTTGATTACACACTTTGGGCTAGGTTCAGTTATTCTAATTCAGATTTTAATTATTCTTTCCTAATAAAATAGGAATATTGTACTTCTCTTAATCtaacattttttaaatattattattttgtaaTATTAGATTTGATTGGAATCAGAATTTGAGGCTCTGAACCAAGTCCACCATCAATAAtcaatatgatgatgatgatgaatattAAGGAATGAAAGGTGGACCCAAAAAtggcttttatttttcttctctaaCAAGAAACTTTGCTGGCAATAGGTCTGGATGATGATATGCATCTCAATATCTCATGGTATGAACTCATTGAAGGAAATGGAAATATATCAATCTTCTTAGGGAATATCAATTACTACATCTTTATTCCATACATGTGACTTAGCTTTTGATTCACTCCCCCACTTTATTTTTAATTCCCAATGAAATCTATGCACACACAAGAAGACACCATCTTCATGTTCAAACTTGTATGGTCTCTCTTCCTAGTGCACACAGAACAGAAACATTGGAACAATGAAGAAACATTTATCAGACATGAGAATGTTTTTGCTAAGCGCACTAGTACCGGGTAATTAATTAGAACCACAATtcattttctttgattattttcttgttctttgtgtttgtttataatttctttttttttttcatttatttttaaaataagagtTTTATTAATTTGTACACTAAGAAGTAAAAACATATATTAAGcatactataaaaaaaatttattattatatttttaaaatatgtcCTTAGGAGACAAATTAGTTAAatctttataataataataataatgaatagTTTAACAAGTAGGACAACAACAAATCTCATCAAGTATACTAACATGGAAAGTTATTATACCATAAGTTCTGATAACACCCTTCACTCTCCGAATCAATGAATTTTGGTAAATCATTAATAAAAATCGAAACGAATCTCGGATGAGCCGTGTGCTAGGATTAAAGCTATCTAAATAATCTAGTGTTAGTTTAAGTTTAAGAAgattggatttttctctttaaattcaaagGTTGATGCCCGCATGTAACTCTAAGATTTTCCTTTATTTGCACATGCATGATTGTGACTGAAAAGTCCATTCAATCTGCAGTTCTTCATTTTGCTCCTATGATTCTTACTCACTACACTGTGATTGTGATTAGGTTCTAATAGAAGTTGATTGAACTGATCAAGGTAACAAAGTAATTGACAATTTTAACTTTCATGGGTAAGTAGTCATTTTCACCATGCAATTTTTTTGTCTATGATCACCAGTCTTTCATTTTCAAATCCAGTGACAAAAGAACAAATCTGAGAAAGGTTATGGATTCAAAAGAGGGTCATGGATTTCTCATAAGGGAGTCTCCGGTACCGGGGCGGCGGGTGTGTTCATTGAATGAAGCAAAAATTGTTAAGGATTATGATGTGCCAGAGCTTGTTGTTTTTCTGTATGAGGATCATAAACAGTTTGTGAAGGATATTTGCATTGACAGAGGAGATTCAACAAAAGGAAAGTGTGTGTTAGGAGAATGTAGATTGGATCAAAACACACCATGTTTCTCTGGCTTCAAAAGTGATTCATCCAATTCAAGTAGATCAGAATTTACACCTACATGCATTAAGGATGTGAATGTGAACACAACTTATGAGAGTTCAAGTGAACACCCCACAAAGAGGAAGACGTCAGAGGCACTAGGAGAGGTTAGAAATGTTAATTCTTATGTTTGGACACTTAATCTCTTTGCTTAGGAAGAGTTTATTTTTAATGATATTGCCACCTAATAAGACTATAATTATTCTGATATTGGTATCTATGTCTTGTGTTCACTGATTTTGATGTTtttgtcttctttttttttttaatcatatgcCAAATATAACAGTTAGATAATGAGATATCCATGTGAAATAATATGTTAGCAGTTCAATTAGTCAGATTATGTACTTAAGTCTGTTTATTCGTTctgtttttataatattttttcaattcatgtgcttgaattttaaaaatatgcaatttgaTTCCATAATGTTGTTAAACAGTGTAAAAAATACCTCTATTTTTCATAAAAGAATAATTTTAGTAGAAATAGGAGATTTATGTGCTTAGAATTAGAAGGCAGTCTACTGTACAAACATCCTGCATTAAAACAGGAACTACATTCAAATAAGATAATATAAATTGCTTAAATCCGTGACTTAAAGATCACAAAAAGACAACTCAACTATTGTTTCAGGCTCTTCTTCTAGTTTGGAATTATAACATATAAAATTCAAGTATTAACTTCATATTCTTGTTAAAGGTTGGTGTGTTTTCAGCTTGTACACGTGACCTAATGCATGTAAGTTTCTTAGGGAAAATGTTGAATAATGAGGAAAGAGCAATATTCATCAGATGGTTGCTATATATCGGACACAGAGCAAATTCTGCATTTCAAAGTGTTTCACTTCAGCTAACAATATTTTTCATAATTTCACATTCTGTAACATGATACTATAATTGAATAATATATTGATAAGGATAAATCATCCAAAGTTATAAACTCTGCAATAAGCTTCTGGCATAGATTTGTCATATGCTAAAATTcacaaataaaagaaatattctCCATCATCACACTCTACTTTTAAATCAAAACATTCAATGTTCAATGGTTTTGCTACTATCATATAGTAAATAGAAATTCAATATGGATTTGGCACCATTAAACAATCTAAAAATTCAGTTCATGAAGGACTAATAAAACAAACTCTACTTTAGTCATAAGAATTAATAAGGGTATCTCATGAACCAGTTGTTTTACATTGTTCTTCCCTCTGTCTTTCGAAATTCTTAGATTTTCCGAGACGATGAGTTTTCGAGATCTTTCAGTCTCAAGCATTGGCAGATGAATTCATTCTCAAGAACAATTAGCAGCAGAAAGGAGTATCCACATTATGCAGAGTATCAACAATTTCCTAAAGCCACAAACTTGTCTACTATTCCTCCTATAGGGAACTTACAAACACTAACAAGTTCAGGAAAAAGCTTTGATCTACAAACAGATAATGATCCAGATGAAACTTCTTGTGATACTTCAAAATCTGAAATGGCTTCTCATCAATCTAATGACAGCAGCATAAGCAGTAACTCATTCACTTTTCCCATGTAAATATATTCAgctttatcttctttttttttcaatgatttaATTAGTTCCTCTTCCACAATGCAAATAACTTGATCATAGTTTTTGGCTTGTGCATGAAAACAGAATCTCCCCAGAATGGAAGGGAAGCCCTGTGAAGATGGTGAAAGCCGATAGAAGACTGCCGAGAAAGCGTCGATGGCGGAAGATATGCTTCCCCTGCTGCAAATTCTGAGCACTAACATTTGCGGCTAACAGAGTAAATTATATCAAATTGTGTGACATGCAGAAGATTTTGATTTGCCATGATATCATGGAATGCATGTGATAATGATAACAATTCCTTATGCCATATCATACTGATGAGTAAAATGACTCAATAGTCAAGTTTATGTTTTGAGATAATGACAACTCAAATCTTTTATCTACAAGATGTGGATTTGAGTTGGGAAGATTGTTTTTTACAttgaagaaaatataaaataaataatgagtAAATAATCTTTTTGATACCTAATCATTTGTCCAAAAAGTCGTTATTCTCCACAATTCAAAAACTTTTAATTAGTCTCTGTCATCAAGGAATTGATCTAAACAATCTCTGTAAACAATGACCTGTTGAGATATCAGAAGCCGCTTAGACCAGTTACTTGGATGATTTGGAATCAATTAAGAATATTCAAATTGTGAAGAGGTACTATGTTCTTGAGACAAATGATCAGGACCGAAAAAGACATTTACTAGTGAATAAAAGAGTAAATGTTTATGCCATCCCCACATATTTGCTGAACTACTTATGCATCCTTAGTCTGAAAACAATGTTGCTGCAATTATCTGAGCTGAAAATTCATATTCTAAATTTTAAGACAATGTTGAAGAATGTATGCAGGACAATGAATATAATACAAGTAGAAGCTGGTCCAAATAAAATGCCAAAATAATAGTATTAGTCCGGTTTGGTTGACAAAAAAGGCACTTATTAGGATTACGGGTGTGGCACGAAAGtgaatataaatggcaaagatcGTGGGAAATCTGATGGCACAATATCAAAGCATTTCTAAACATGCAACGTCATTACAATTCACAATCAATTATGAtcatcatgcaatgcaatgcaagtTGCAAGTTGCAAGTTGCAACAAACAACAAACTCTTTTCTTGGCCACTCAAACCTACTCTGACCTCACACATCAATCACCATGTACATTACACTGTATACATATGTATCATCATAACAAAGTTTTAATGGTTCACTTCAGCATCATAAAACAACACAGTGGATTTGAAACTGAATTGGGTAAGGGGGTGGGGAAGCAAAGACATTAATGCTGCACAGGAGAACAAGTTCAGACGTCAGAGGTTTGAATAGGGCAAGTTAAGCATTGAAAACTACACGCCAAGAGGAAAGAAGGACCACAAAATAAGAGAACGTAAACATGATATATGATAGATTACAATGACATCGTTTGATCTATATAGCCGTCCTCAATCGGATAAGACTTGCGGGTAACAAAAAGTGGCCATGTGGCTNNNNNNNNNNNNNNNNNNNNNNNNNNNNAGTGTGTGTAACATGGGTGGCGTCGCTATCTGCGCTGCTGTGTCACATTAAAAAAGGGTGACGATGTTGTTGTCCCTATGAGCTTAGCCTTAGTCCATGACCATGATCTCTTCTTCACCTCTTTTGGCAAATATTATGGGCTGCAACTTCAACTCAAGGGACCCCTCATCAACACAGTGGTGTAGGGTACCCTATGTTTATGTATGCTTTGCCCATTCCTTTGGACCACTTGGGTTCCAAATTTTTACAGCGTTGACGGCGGAATATTAATCTTTCAAAGATCCAAAAATAATTGTGATTCTTCGGATAAACCCAGATATTAAGAATTGACAGTTATTTAATTGGTCGGTGGCTGACTCGCTTGTATGGTGGTGCATCATTATCAAGGTGACTAGGCACGAATTGAAGATGGTAATAAGCTCCACTTTTTGGTGTTGAGTTTCTTCATTATAATGAAAGAGCTAGTTATGTGGAAGTGGAAAAAACAGTGTGGTGGGGAATGGGCCGGGATGATATCATAAAATGTGCAGCAGCATGGTAGTTTCTTTGGTTGCTGTGTCAGAAGTGCATAGTGCATAACACAAGCTCAGAGGTTTCTGGGGGGACCCCACAACCCACCCACCTGCATCATGAATAAccgcttcttcttcctccttcttctcctctcctCTCCTTCCCACCCAGCACTCCATCATCTTATCCATCTACCCACTCCATCCATCATTCTAATTTGGAACTCGCTGCATGCCCCTCACACCAACACCGTAGTAATAACTTTAGCTAAAACCTACTACTACATGCTCTAATACAAGGAGGAGAATTTCATTACACACCAAACTATAACCGACTCTGATCTCATCTTAAACATCAAGGATTCTTCTCTTCTCACCCACTCCCACGTGTCCCTCTCTCTCTCACGCGCGCTCAAAACACTCATCATCGCGCATGCAATGCAAGCCCTGCCCCCACCAAAATACAAGAGTGCTAGTTCTCTG is from Arachis ipaensis cultivar K30076 chromosome B01, Araip1.1, whole genome shotgun sequence and encodes:
- the LOC107619342 gene encoding uncharacterized protein LOC107619342 isoform X2, which translates into the protein MDSKEGHGFLIRESPVPGRRVCSLNEAKIVKDYDVPELVVFLYEDHKQFVKDICIDRGDSTKGKCVLGECRLDQNTPCFSGFKSDSSNSSRSEFTPTCIKDVNVNTTYESSSEHPTKRKTSEALGEIFRDDEFSRSFSLKHWQMNSFSRTISSRKEYPHYAEYQQFPKATNLSTIPPIGNLQTLTSSGKSFDLQTDNDPDETSCDTSKSEMASHQSNDSSISSNSFTFPIISPEWKGSPVKMVKADRRLPRKRRWRKICFPCCKF
- the LOC107619342 gene encoding uncharacterized protein LOC107619342 isoform X1, translating into MDSKEGHGFLIRESPVPGRRVCSLNEAKIVKDYDVPELVVFLYEDHKQFVKDICIDRGDSTKGKCVLGECRLDQNTPCFSGFKSDSSNSSRSEFTPTCIKDVNVNTTYESSSEHPTKRKTSEALGEIFRDDEFSRSFSLKHWQMNSFSRTISSRKEYPHYAEYQQFPKATNLSTIPPIGNLQTLTSSGKSFDLQTDNDPDETSCDTSKSEMASHQSNDSSISSNSFTFPIFWLVHENRISPEWKGSPVKMVKADRRLPRKRRWRKICFPCCKF